A segment of the candidate division TA06 bacterium genome:
TCGGTGCAAATAGGTATTGTAGGGGGATTTTACTTCGAGATCTCTATAAGTGAGCAACTCCTTGTGCTTTGGCAGTGCGTATTGCACCGTCGCGTCACATTGGAGAGGCATGCCCATCCGGAGCCTGCTGTACAGAACGCCTGCGATCAAAGGTCTCTCCACGGAAACCATTGCTTCCCGCTCGACCATTGATGCCATTGTCAATACGTGGTGAAGCGTGCTTCCCATTCGGATTGCCTGTTCCTGGTGGGTTTCATCGAATATCTCAAAAAGCCTGCCCACCATCATTCTTATCACCCGGGCGGCATCCATTCTCCAGAATATGTTGTATGTGTCTGGGAAAAGGTACCCTTCAAGGCTCTTCGCCTTAACTTCGAGGCTCTTGATGAAAGCTTCATCACTAGAAAGAAAGACAAAGCGGATCGAATCTACAGAAGCCTCGCGTGAGAGTAATGACGCGATTTGCCTGAAGGTCAGACCTTCAGGTATTGTGACACGCTCGCCAACCGTGCTGCCTCTGGCCAGCATGGACACTGTCATTGCCTCAGACTGTCCCTTTTCGAATCTGTACCTGCCTGCCTTCAGTTTTCTGTCCACGCCCCTTGTTCTTGCAATCGCTTT
Coding sequences within it:
- the mltG gene encoding endolytic transglycosylase MltG, whose translation is MNLQRLSYSSPILTGRPHLSPRIPMRMFSALKWVLPIVILVSALAIAVHYVYFTFPFHSKKTEVVLTIEPGTSVAQIANDLTRTEVIDSPALFKAIARTRGVDRKLKAGRYRFEKGQSEAMTVSMLARGSTVGERVTIPEGLTFRQIASLLSREASVDSIRFVFLSSDEAFIKSLEVKAKSLEGYLFPDTYNIFWRMDAARVIRMMVGRLFEIFDETHQEQAIRMGSTLHHVLTMASMVEREAMVSVERPLIAGVLYSRLRMGMPLQCDATVQYALPKHKELLTYRDLEVKSPYNTYLHRGLPPGPICNPGASSIEAALYPEETECLYYVALGDGSHIFSRTKREHARAKVEARLNKQAMRRN